A genome region from Armatimonadota bacterium includes the following:
- a CDS encoding penicillin-binding protein 2, with the protein MRRQIYFERRVQRRLRNLFYILIFLYACLALRLIWIQVIRAPYFAKKAEYYRLKRFVLHARRGTIYDRNGVKLAVNVQAYDIGAHPKKIAKKDRPKIAAQLAKILGCDEEFVLSKLSNDKAFVYIKRGVNARAGLAIKEAKLPQVEVTSIIKRVYPAGGLGANVIGFTNIDGKGIEGLEKAYDKFLRGKDGYIIAEVDARGRIIPGTVRQRVEPVDGMDIILTIDSTLQHNLEMELRKAYNDRRAAGASAVMIDPKTGEIMALANMPTFDPQEIAASDAAARRNRAITDLYEPGSTLKTVTCSAALNEKVIDLDDTFYCRGSMGIGNHVIHCSLHGKFKGGHGQLNVAKVLQHSCNVGAASIGLKLGPKKLYQYEKAFGLFDKPGTGMVGEMKGWAGKWQDWPDIKVANIAFGQGIAVTPLQLAQVYAVIANHGIMMRPHIVKEIRRPDGKPFRVFHPKIVRRVVTEETADLIAEMLHGVVSGGTGKAARVEGYRVAGKTGTAQKPSTVGKGYAAGKYVASFVGFLPVTNPRAVILIAVDEPKDTQFGAVAAAPVFREVARKAMWYMKVPPDDLPNSPPVANRTKGREANGKQRSG; encoded by the coding sequence TTGAGACGCCAAATATACTTCGAACGGCGTGTACAGCGCAGGCTGCGGAATCTTTTCTACATTTTGATTTTCCTCTATGCCTGCCTTGCTTTGCGTCTCATTTGGATACAGGTCATCCGCGCCCCATATTTCGCTAAAAAAGCCGAGTACTACCGCCTAAAGCGATTCGTTCTCCATGCTAGACGAGGTACCATATACGATAGGAACGGAGTCAAACTTGCGGTAAATGTTCAGGCCTACGACATCGGCGCTCACCCCAAAAAGATAGCAAAAAAGGACAGACCCAAGATTGCCGCCCAACTTGCAAAGATTTTGGGTTGCGATGAAGAATTCGTGCTCTCTAAACTCAGCAATGATAAGGCGTTTGTCTATATTAAACGTGGTGTGAACGCCCGAGCAGGGCTTGCAATCAAGGAAGCCAAACTGCCCCAAGTCGAAGTAACCTCGATCATTAAGCGAGTCTATCCAGCAGGCGGCCTAGGGGCAAATGTTATTGGCTTTACAAACATTGATGGCAAGGGCATTGAAGGCTTAGAAAAAGCTTACGATAAATTTTTGAGAGGCAAAGACGGCTATATAATTGCTGAGGTGGACGCTAGAGGGAGGATTATCCCCGGCACAGTTCGCCAGCGGGTGGAACCGGTAGATGGAATGGATATTATCCTCACAATAGACTCTACACTTCAGCACAACCTCGAAATGGAATTGAGGAAGGCATATAACGACCGCAGAGCGGCCGGCGCCTCGGCAGTCATGATTGACCCCAAGACTGGCGAGATAATGGCTTTGGCGAATATGCCAACATTTGACCCGCAGGAAATTGCAGCGTCAGATGCTGCTGCGCGTAGAAATCGAGCAATTACCGACCTATACGAACCAGGTTCAACACTGAAGACAGTAACATGTAGCGCAGCCCTTAACGAAAAAGTTATTGATCTAGATGATACATTTTATTGTCGCGGAAGCATGGGGATAGGCAATCACGTTATCCACTGCTCACTCCATGGAAAATTCAAAGGCGGCCACGGCCAACTCAACGTCGCAAAGGTTCTCCAACACTCCTGTAATGTCGGAGCTGCATCCATTGGGCTTAAACTGGGGCCCAAAAAACTCTACCAATATGAAAAAGCCTTCGGTCTTTTCGACAAGCCCGGCACCGGAATGGTAGGCGAAATGAAAGGATGGGCAGGCAAGTGGCAGGATTGGCCAGACATTAAGGTTGCGAACATTGCCTTTGGGCAAGGAATTGCAGTCACACCGCTCCAATTAGCTCAGGTCTACGCGGTAATTGCTAACCATGGCATAATGATGCGCCCGCACATCGTCAAAGAGATTCGTCGGCCAGATGGAAAACCATTCAGGGTATTTCACCCGAAGATTGTTCGGCGAGTGGTCACGGAAGAAACCGCAGACTTGATCGCCGAAATGCTTCATGGGGTAGTCTCTGGAGGTACTGGAAAGGCAGCAAGAGTAGAAGGATACCGCGTTGCCGGCAAAACAGGAACTGCTCAAAAGCCAAGCACGGTCGGGAAGGGCTATGCTGCAGGCAAGTATGTCGCATCGTTTGTAGGCTTTCTTCCTGTGACAAATCCACGTGCGGTAATCCTAATTGCGGTTGACGAGCCAAAGGACACCCAATTCGGAGCGGTAGCCGCCGCGCCTGTTTTCCGAGAGGTGGCGAGAAAAGCAATGTGGTATATGAAAGTTCCTCCCGATGACTTGCCAAACAGCCCGCCAGTTGCGAACAGAACAAAAGGGCGGGAAGCAAACGGCAAGCAAAGGTCAGGATAG
- the mraY gene encoding phospho-N-acetylmuramoyl-pentapeptide-transferase: MNNAAIAFLIATVVSLLIGHKTIALLTSLKVRQTISEDVPERHREKQGTPTMGGLIILVGAAAGAAAVWVSHAKIAAVALLTLAFAVLGFIDDYLIASRGKSLGLKARHKLLGQFLIAIAFVWWLHVNRTPATTVVHLWGNTDVHLGWAYYPLAVLLIVWISNAFNLADGLDGLVAGLTTIIALTLGALVVLSAESGLTVLAWALAGGCVGFLWYNANPARIFMGDTGSLALGAATAGIAIAGKRELLYILIALVIVIEGLSVMIQVASFKLTGKRVFKMTPIHHHFELMGWPEQKIVVRFWLVSGLIAFAILAGMGMFRIWH; encoded by the coding sequence GTGAATAACGCGGCAATAGCATTTCTTATAGCCACAGTGGTTTCGCTTTTGATTGGGCACAAAACAATTGCACTGCTCACCAGCCTCAAGGTGAGGCAAACAATAAGCGAAGACGTTCCTGAGCGGCATCGAGAAAAACAAGGAACGCCCACAATGGGCGGACTAATCATATTGGTAGGTGCCGCGGCAGGAGCGGCGGCCGTTTGGGTAAGTCATGCAAAGATTGCGGCGGTCGCACTTCTTACCCTAGCTTTTGCAGTATTGGGCTTCATAGACGATTACCTGATTGCATCAAGGGGAAAATCACTGGGGCTTAAGGCGCGGCATAAACTTCTCGGCCAGTTTCTGATAGCAATTGCGTTTGTATGGTGGCTACATGTTAATCGAACGCCTGCAACTACAGTAGTGCATCTGTGGGGGAACACCGACGTTCACTTAGGTTGGGCATACTATCCACTTGCGGTTTTGCTGATAGTATGGATATCAAACGCGTTCAACCTTGCCGATGGGCTTGATGGCTTGGTCGCAGGGCTTACGACAATAATCGCGCTTACGCTCGGAGCACTTGTTGTTCTATCTGCAGAAAGTGGACTAACCGTTCTAGCTTGGGCGCTGGCAGGTGGATGCGTAGGATTTCTTTGGTACAACGCCAATCCAGCGAGAATTTTCATGGGCGACACGGGATCGCTCGCACTCGGTGCCGCCACCGCCGGAATTGCCATTGCGGGCAAACGAGAACTTCTTTATATACTCATTGCTTTGGTAATTGTGATTGAGGGATTATCCGTAATGATTCAGGTAGCATCATTCAAGCTTACCGGGAAGCGGGTGTTTAAAATGACGCCCATTCACCACCATTTTGAACTTATGGGATGGCCGGAGCAAAAAATTGTAGTCAGATTCTGGTTGGTGTCTGGATTGATTGCATTTGCCATACTGGCAGGGATGGGGATGTTTAGAATATGGCATTAA
- the murF gene encoding UDP-N-acetylmuramoyl-tripeptide--D-alanyl-D-alanine ligase, with protein sequence MEGITIQEVIAATGGDLLGGDASAKATGVSIDTRTLKPGDLFFALKGERTDGHAYVDEAIKKGASGIVIAENSYLPKADVPVVGVSDTLWALGDLASYYRSKFDVRVVAITGSVGKTTTKEMTASVLSRKWNVLKNAANFNNEIGVPLTLFQLDRTHEIVVLEMAMRGLGEIRRLSQIAKPHIGVITNIGISHIERLGSQGAIAEAKSELLSELPPDGIAILNAEDGYFEFLKHRFAGRIISFGSCKSADVIGARIKQAACGRYEFVLVVEGAAIKISIPVLGRYNVYNALAAAATGYALGVDLRLIREGLENFTPPAMRMELVRSRAGYVVLNDAYNASPASTLAALRTLQSLSGYKRRIAVLGDMLELGDYAPKAHKDVGVAAVETGVDMLITVGELARGIAEGARMRGLSDSAVQWFPDSLHAAEYLKKQVADGDAILVKGSRAMKMEEIVRILLSE encoded by the coding sequence TTGGAAGGCATTACCATACAAGAAGTCATAGCTGCCACAGGTGGAGACTTGCTCGGAGGCGATGCTTCAGCAAAGGCTACGGGCGTCAGCATTGATACCCGAACGTTGAAGCCTGGCGACCTCTTCTTCGCGCTGAAGGGCGAGCGAACAGATGGGCATGCATACGTTGATGAGGCAATCAAAAAAGGCGCCAGCGGAATAGTTATTGCAGAAAACAGTTATCTTCCCAAAGCAGACGTGCCAGTTGTGGGCGTTTCGGACACATTATGGGCGCTGGGCGATTTAGCAAGCTATTACCGAAGCAAGTTTGACGTGCGAGTTGTGGCAATTACAGGAAGCGTAGGAAAGACGACAACCAAGGAAATGACCGCTTCGGTCCTCAGTCGCAAGTGGAATGTTCTAAAAAACGCAGCTAACTTTAACAACGAAATTGGCGTGCCATTGACGCTTTTTCAACTTGACCGCACCCACGAAATAGTGGTGCTCGAGATGGCGATGCGAGGGCTTGGTGAAATTCGACGGCTTTCTCAGATTGCCAAACCCCACATTGGTGTGATAACCAACATAGGCATCTCTCATATCGAAAGGCTTGGCTCCCAAGGTGCGATTGCCGAAGCAAAATCTGAGCTTTTGAGCGAACTACCGCCAGACGGGATTGCAATTCTAAATGCTGAAGATGGATACTTCGAGTTTCTAAAGCATCGTTTTGCAGGCAGGATAATAAGCTTCGGCTCGTGTAAATCAGCTGATGTCATTGGCGCACGAATCAAGCAAGCGGCATGCGGCAGATATGAATTTGTACTCGTGGTAGAAGGTGCTGCGATAAAGATTTCTATTCCTGTGCTTGGCAGATATAATGTTTATAATGCGCTTGCAGCGGCAGCAACAGGCTACGCACTTGGCGTGGACTTACGCTTAATTCGAGAAGGCCTTGAAAATTTCACTCCACCGGCAATGCGAATGGAATTGGTCAGGTCAAGAGCCGGCTACGTAGTGCTGAACGATGCCTACAACGCAAGCCCTGCGTCTACTTTGGCAGCGCTTCGAACTCTCCAATCGCTCAGCGGATACAAGCGCAGAATCGCGGTATTGGGCGATATGCTTGAGCTCGGCGATTATGCCCCAAAAGCCCATAAAGATGTCGGCGTCGCAGCAGTGGAAACTGGAGTGGATATGCTAATCACAGTTGGCGAACTCGCGCGGGGAATCGCAGAAGGTGCCCGGATGCGAGGACTTTCGGATTCAGCAGTGCAGTGGTTTCCAGATAGTTTACATGCAGCCGAATACCTTAAAAAGCAAGTTGCCGACGGCGATGCAATTCTTGTAAAAGGCTCAAGAGCTATGAAGATGGAAGAGATTGTGAGGATATTGCTCAGTGAATAA
- the ftsW gene encoding putative lipid II flippase FtsW → MEIRKRQVDTLLFLLTIIFLVGGILLVFDASYATAGQAKYTGGDSFYFFKRQAVFAVAGLIVLLITSHIPYWKLRGLAPTLLFISIFGLVAVFIPGLGIEVNGASRWIGIKGSPIQIQPSELTKIALVLFLAVYLSNKKTDIRRFKEGLIIPIALMGITGILIMAEPDMGTAIIICGTWFAMLFMAGARKKHLLVIFLAGVILGSLLIIIEPYRLARVTSFRNPFADYYGSGYQVCRSLIALGSGGIRGVGLCEGREKCFYLPAEHTDFILATLGEELGLIGTLSLAGLFLIFGLRGLAIAYRTKENFGKLLAAGISILICGQALLNMLVVTSSVPATGVPLPFISYGGSSLVLNLFGVGILLGISKYPEPVKEYINESRNNRRRNRRTRISGYEYS, encoded by the coding sequence TTGGAAATTAGAAAGCGACAGGTAGATACTTTGCTTTTTCTGCTAACCATCATTTTTCTCGTCGGCGGCATTCTGCTGGTTTTCGATGCGAGCTATGCGACAGCAGGCCAAGCAAAGTATACTGGCGGCGACAGCTTCTACTTTTTCAAGCGCCAAGCAGTCTTTGCAGTTGCTGGATTAATAGTGTTACTCATTACGTCGCACATCCCCTACTGGAAGCTAAGAGGGTTGGCACCTACCCTGCTTTTTATTTCAATTTTTGGTCTCGTCGCGGTATTTATTCCCGGCTTGGGCATCGAAGTTAACGGTGCCTCAAGATGGATAGGTATAAAAGGTTCGCCTATTCAAATTCAGCCGTCAGAATTAACCAAAATAGCGCTCGTTCTTTTTCTAGCAGTGTACTTATCAAACAAGAAAACCGACATACGCCGGTTCAAAGAGGGACTCATCATCCCAATTGCGCTCATGGGTATTACAGGAATATTAATCATGGCTGAACCAGATATGGGCACAGCAATAATAATATGTGGCACTTGGTTCGCTATGCTTTTTATGGCTGGCGCAAGAAAAAAACACCTATTAGTAATCTTCTTAGCCGGCGTTATCTTAGGTTCTCTACTTATAATTATCGAACCTTACCGGCTTGCACGAGTAACGTCGTTTCGAAATCCCTTCGCAGATTACTACGGAAGCGGCTACCAAGTATGCAGGTCGCTCATTGCGCTGGGTTCAGGGGGCATCAGAGGAGTTGGCTTGTGTGAAGGTAGAGAAAAATGCTTTTACCTCCCTGCTGAGCATACTGATTTCATTTTAGCAACCCTGGGCGAAGAATTAGGACTAATAGGCACTCTTAGTTTGGCGGGACTTTTCTTAATATTTGGTCTTCGAGGCCTTGCAATTGCGTATCGGACAAAGGAAAATTTTGGCAAACTTCTAGCCGCTGGAATATCAATTTTAATATGCGGACAAGCTCTGCTTAATATGCTGGTAGTCACATCGTCTGTCCCGGCTACTGGTGTGCCACTACCGTTCATAAGCTATGGCGGTTCAAGCTTGGTACTAAACCTTTTTGGCGTCGGAATACTGCTTGGTATATCGAAGTATCCGGAGCCTGTGAAAGAGTACATTAATGAGAGTCGTAATAACAGGAGGCGGAACAGGAGGACACGCATATCCGGCTACGAGTATAGCTGA
- the rsmH gene encoding 16S rRNA (cytosine(1402)-N(4))-methyltransferase RsmH, which produces MTEFHVPVMLAEVLRFLDPRAGETIVDCTIGGGGHAAAILKQIVPGGKLLGIDRDQEAIEAASKNLADYSDNLILVKGNYADLLAIAERVGIDAADGILFDLGVSSMQLEAAERGFSFRYNAPLDMRMDTAQRLTAKEIVNSLSERRLAETIWKYGEERWAKRIAKFIVNRRQRRPIETTFELVETILAAIPAGARPTSIHPATRTFQALRIAVNRELESLQEGLEAAIKLLKSGGRLVVLSYHSLEDRIVKDTFGKHIGRCICPPGLPVCVCGAKKDIEIITKRPVTPSEEEIRTNPRARSAKLRAAKKL; this is translated from the coding sequence ATGACGGAATTCCATGTTCCCGTCATGCTCGCAGAGGTTCTGCGGTTTTTGGACCCGCGGGCGGGAGAAACAATAGTTGATTGCACTATCGGTGGCGGAGGGCACGCCGCCGCAATCCTCAAGCAGATAGTGCCGGGAGGTAAACTGCTCGGGATAGATCGGGACCAGGAGGCAATTGAAGCTGCCTCCAAGAACCTCGCTGACTATTCCGACAACCTAATTCTCGTTAAAGGGAATTATGCTGACTTGCTAGCAATCGCAGAGAGAGTAGGCATAGATGCGGCTGATGGCATACTATTCGACCTAGGTGTTTCATCTATGCAGCTTGAAGCCGCAGAGCGAGGTTTCAGCTTTAGATACAATGCTCCGCTCGATATGCGAATGGATACGGCTCAGCGACTGACAGCCAAAGAGATTGTGAACTCTCTTTCTGAGCGTCGTTTGGCCGAGACAATATGGAAATACGGCGAGGAACGCTGGGCAAAAAGAATAGCCAAGTTCATTGTAAACCGAAGACAGCGACGTCCTATCGAAACGACCTTCGAGCTGGTTGAAACAATCTTGGCGGCAATACCTGCGGGTGCAAGGCCTACCAGCATTCATCCAGCAACTCGCACGTTTCAGGCGCTAAGAATTGCAGTTAACCGCGAGTTGGAATCACTTCAAGAAGGTTTGGAAGCTGCCATTAAGCTTCTTAAAAGCGGCGGCAGGTTAGTCGTCTTAAGCTATCATTCGCTCGAAGACAGAATCGTAAAAGACACTTTCGGAAAGCACATTGGCAGATGCATTTGCCCGCCAGGACTGCCGGTATGCGTCTGCGGAGCAAAAAAGGATATCGAGATAATTACAAAGCGACCAGTGACACCGTCTGAGGAAGAGATTCGAACAAATCCTAGGGCTAGGAGTGCAAAACTCCGTGCAGCAAAAAAATTGTAG
- the murD gene encoding UDP-N-acetylmuramoyl-L-alanine--D-glutamate ligase yields MALSKQTDFFGKNAHIIGMARSGMAAAEVLTALGAIVTLHDHKEESEIQESLRIARELGLQVKVGKQAYENLWTADLIVTSPGVPDTCPAIVMGRERGIPIFSEVELGYRISPAPIIAITGTNGKTTTTALTGEILKCDGRHVYIAGNIVAGEIRLPLVRAAYRASASDVIVAEISSFQLEWVSSFRPRVAALLNISADHLDRHPDLQTYAKVKAQIFQYQEPADFAILNADDPIVMQYAPQIKSQIWQFSRTKEVEIGTFARGTEVWVRTPEGESFVCDTANMRLRGTHNLENVLAASAAALAFGANRHAVQEAVDAFQPLEHRLEPVAVIKGVEFLNNSMCTNVTAAVRSLEAIGKPTIVIAGGKDKGADYGPLGEAFARYAKHVVLIGQDAPLIEKAARAAGFTQISKAASMDEAVRIAWENAEPGDTIMLSPGCASFDMFRDFEHRGATFKAAVADLAARVEA; encoded by the coding sequence ATGGCATTAAGCAAGCAGACCGATTTCTTTGGCAAGAATGCGCACATTATAGGAATGGCACGGTCAGGTATGGCGGCAGCCGAAGTTTTAACTGCCCTTGGCGCAATTGTAACGCTTCATGACCATAAAGAAGAATCAGAAATTCAGGAATCCCTGAGGATAGCGCGCGAACTTGGCCTCCAAGTAAAGGTTGGCAAGCAGGCATATGAAAACCTTTGGACTGCCGACCTTATTGTAACAAGCCCCGGGGTGCCGGATACATGCCCAGCTATTGTTATGGGTCGCGAACGCGGTATTCCCATATTCTCGGAGGTAGAACTAGGATATCGCATATCCCCTGCTCCAATTATCGCCATAACCGGCACGAACGGAAAAACCACCACAACAGCTTTGACTGGCGAAATCTTGAAGTGTGACGGCCGCCATGTCTACATAGCAGGCAACATCGTTGCAGGTGAGATACGTCTGCCGCTTGTCCGTGCAGCATATCGAGCATCGGCATCAGACGTAATCGTTGCTGAAATTAGCTCCTTCCAACTCGAATGGGTCAGCTCATTCCGCCCAAGGGTTGCCGCCCTTCTAAATATCTCTGCTGACCACTTGGACCGCCATCCTGATTTGCAAACCTACGCCAAAGTGAAGGCGCAGATTTTCCAATACCAGGAACCAGCCGACTTCGCGATACTAAACGCAGATGACCCTATTGTTATGCAATATGCCCCCCAAATCAAAAGCCAAATATGGCAGTTCAGCCGCACCAAAGAAGTCGAAATTGGAACATTCGCCCGGGGGACAGAAGTATGGGTCAGAACACCAGAAGGTGAAAGCTTTGTTTGCGATACGGCTAACATGCGACTTAGAGGCACGCATAATCTCGAAAATGTCCTCGCCGCTTCTGCTGCCGCCCTAGCATTCGGCGCCAACCGTCATGCAGTGCAAGAAGCCGTGGACGCTTTCCAACCCTTAGAGCATAGGCTTGAACCGGTGGCGGTAATCAAGGGCGTTGAGTTTCTCAACAACTCGATGTGCACAAATGTCACAGCGGCAGTTCGGTCTCTCGAAGCCATTGGCAAACCAACCATTGTAATCGCCGGTGGAAAAGACAAGGGTGCAGATTATGGGCCCCTCGGCGAGGCATTTGCTCGCTATGCAAAGCATGTGGTCCTAATTGGCCAAGATGCACCGCTAATTGAAAAGGCAGCTAGAGCAGCAGGTTTCACCCAAATTAGCAAGGCGGCCTCAATGGACGAGGCAGTTCGCATTGCTTGGGAAAACGCAGAGCCTGGCGACACAATTATGCTATCTCCTGGATGTGCAAGCTTTGATATGTTTAGGGATTTTGAACACAGAGGAGCAACATTCAAGGCGGCAGTAGCCGACCTTGCCGCTCGTGTGGAGGCGTAA
- a CDS encoding glucosamine-6-phosphate isomerase, with translation MNLITTIKGSLLENFFPAGWDLEKIDKLCSLLPESITERQPWWNPQFRPIPCDSLEDFNVMMGEGIAGCIRDSRAAGKPIVFILPVGPMGMYRWAVYFLKEWNIPCDHVHGFNMDEWSDAEGNTVSPDSPESFQYAMEDAFYGPLGSLTVPKEQRHFAVKSELPTYGEKIRALKAQGARLVVVFGIGRVCHIAFWEPHFAAEFTLDEWKKQDYRLGALLHPLTIEQNAITSFKSRTTLVPARANTIGPGLFLMADEIIGGADGSLGRGMMWQGMSLWMTLRHEPTPWIPSTFMTTLPGRLFFLKELAGPLIPECN, from the coding sequence ATTAACCTTATTACAACAATTAAGGGCTCTCTTCTTGAGAATTTCTTCCCAGCGGGGTGGGACCTTGAAAAGATTGATAAGCTCTGCTCGCTTCTGCCTGAGTCCATTACGGAGCGTCAGCCATGGTGGAATCCCCAATTTAGACCCATACCTTGTGATTCTCTTGAAGATTTCAACGTAATGATGGGCGAGGGTATTGCAGGATGTATCCGCGATTCAAGGGCTGCTGGGAAACCTATCGTTTTCATTCTTCCTGTCGGACCAATGGGCATGTATAGATGGGCGGTCTACTTCTTGAAGGAATGGAATATCCCTTGCGACCATGTCCACGGCTTTAATATGGACGAGTGGAGTGATGCAGAGGGAAATACAGTTTCTCCTGACAGCCCAGAGTCATTCCAGTATGCAATGGAGGATGCGTTTTATGGACCGCTTGGCAGTCTTACAGTTCCCAAGGAGCAGCGCCACTTTGCGGTAAAGTCGGAATTGCCGACTTATGGCGAGAAGATACGTGCCCTCAAAGCGCAGGGCGCACGGTTGGTCGTTGTCTTCGGTATCGGACGCGTTTGTCATATCGCATTTTGGGAGCCTCACTTCGCCGCCGAGTTCACCCTTGACGAATGGAAGAAACAAGATTATCGGCTCGGTGCCCTGCTTCACCCACTTACGATTGAGCAAAATGCGATTACGAGTTTCAAGAGCCGAACAACCCTAGTGCCTGCGCGGGCGAATACTATAGGTCCAGGGCTATTTCTGATGGCTGACGAGATAATAGGCGGTGCAGATGGCTCTCTTGGTAGAGGGATGATGTGGCAGGGAATGTCGCTTTGGATGACGCTCAGGCATGAGCCAACTCCTTGGATTCCAAGCACATTTATGACCACGCTCCCCGGCAGGCTGTTCTTCTTGAAAGAGCTTGCTGGCCCACTGATTCCCGAGTGTAACTAG
- the mraZ gene encoding division/cell wall cluster transcriptional repressor MraZ yields MFRGGYAHNLDEKGRIIIPQKFRLLLGEKFVITKGLNGCLWIFTDEVFRQLDERLKAQPLLDPNAVTLQRFFSGEAVDCSTDAQGRVAIPANLREHAGIEKEAMIIGAGNKIEIWSKQRWDEFNSTLTDEQLSASAREIGLG; encoded by the coding sequence ATGTTTAGGGGTGGTTACGCCCATAATTTAGATGAAAAGGGGCGAATAATAATTCCGCAGAAGTTCAGGCTACTTCTTGGCGAAAAGTTCGTCATCACCAAGGGTCTGAATGGCTGCCTCTGGATTTTCACGGATGAAGTATTCCGACAGCTAGACGAAAGGTTGAAGGCACAGCCGCTTCTAGACCCTAATGCTGTCACCCTCCAGCGGTTTTTCTCCGGCGAAGCTGTTGATTGCAGCACTGATGCTCAAGGCAGAGTTGCAATTCCCGCCAATCTCAGAGAACACGCCGGCATTGAAAAAGAAGCAATGATCATCGGCGCTGGCAACAAAATCGAAATATGGAGCAAACAGCGGTGGGATGAGTTCAACTCCACCTTGACTGACGAACAACTAAGTGCTTCCGCAAGAGAAATAGGACTTGGATAA
- a CDS encoding UDP-N-acetylmuramoyl-L-alanyl-D-glutamate--2,6-diaminopimelate ligase, translated as MLLSQLIEPLPEKRVTGSANPEIKAVAYDSRRVDPGALFACIRGEKFDGHDFIGEAISRRASAILIDRIDCLHASCNSVPFVIVPNVRQALPILANQFFGYPSRRLKLIGITGTNGKTTTTYLVESMLRQAGLATGVIGTLGARIRGKTIPTERTTPEAVDLQALLAHMADEGVAAVAMEVSSHALAMHRTDGCEFDIGVFTNLTQDHLDFHQTFEHYLETKIKLFRDYPQASNKAFTGVVNIDDPNGKRFVDATCGKVITYGMREKADVRASNVHATAKGISFCAALPTGEFEVALKLGGLFNVYNSLAAISVGVALDLSIEQIKAGIQSIPPVAGRFEAVDCGQPFSVIVDYAHTPDGLENVLRSARELTAGRLIVVFGCGGDRDRAKRPIMGRIGSEMADICIITSDNPRSEPPDQIAQEILGGISPENMDRVKIDLDRRQAIKLALEVASPGDIVVIAGKGHETYQIFKDKTIPFDDRQVVREILGKTK; from the coding sequence ATGTTGTTAAGTCAATTAATCGAGCCGCTTCCAGAAAAGCGCGTCACAGGATCGGCGAATCCCGAGATTAAGGCTGTCGCTTACGATTCTCGCCGGGTAGACCCTGGGGCGCTCTTCGCATGCATTCGGGGCGAGAAATTCGACGGCCACGATTTCATTGGCGAAGCAATAAGCCGGCGAGCATCGGCGATCCTAATTGACCGCATTGATTGCCTTCATGCGAGCTGCAACTCCGTGCCGTTCGTCATAGTGCCTAACGTTCGCCAAGCACTGCCTATCCTGGCAAATCAATTCTTTGGCTATCCCTCGCGACGCCTGAAGCTTATTGGCATAACCGGCACAAACGGCAAGACAACCACGACCTACCTTGTGGAAAGCATGCTACGCCAAGCAGGGCTTGCGACAGGCGTCATTGGTACACTGGGCGCTCGCATTAGAGGGAAAACCATACCCACTGAGCGAACTACACCAGAGGCGGTGGACCTTCAGGCGCTTCTCGCGCATATGGCAGATGAAGGTGTCGCGGCAGTAGCGATGGAGGTATCCTCGCATGCCTTGGCTATGCATAGAACAGACGGGTGTGAGTTTGACATTGGGGTGTTCACAAACCTTACTCAAGACCATCTGGACTTCCACCAAACCTTCGAGCACTACCTCGAAACAAAAATAAAGCTTTTTAGGGATTACCCGCAGGCTTCTAATAAGGCGTTCACTGGGGTTGTAAACATTGACGACCCAAATGGCAAGCGGTTTGTTGATGCCACGTGTGGAAAAGTTATAACTTACGGGATGCGGGAGAAAGCCGACGTACGTGCATCGAATGTCCATGCCACAGCCAAAGGTATTTCATTCTGCGCAGCTTTGCCGACTGGAGAATTTGAGGTAGCGTTAAAGCTAGGCGGACTCTTCAACGTATACAACTCCCTAGCCGCAATAAGCGTAGGAGTTGCCCTTGACCTTAGCATTGAGCAGATTAAAGCAGGCATCCAATCCATCCCACCAGTAGCTGGCAGATTCGAAGCGGTGGACTGCGGCCAGCCATTCTCGGTGATTGTTGATTATGCGCACACTCCAGATGGTCTTGAAAACGTCCTGAGGTCGGCAAGAGAGCTCACAGCTGGTCGGTTGATTGTCGTATTCGGCTGTGGGGGTGACCGCGACCGAGCAAAGCGCCCGATTATGGGAAGGATAGGCTCGGAAATGGCGGACATCTGTATTATAACCTCCGACAATCCACGAAGCGAGCCGCCCGACCAAATAGCGCAGGAAATACTTGGGGGTATCTCCCCCGAGAACATGGACCGAGTAAAGATAGACCTCGACCGGCGGCAGGCAATCAAGCTAGCACTAGAGGTTGCTTCGCCTGGCGATATAGTCGTCATTGCCGGCAAGGGGCATGAAACTTATCAGATATTTAAAGACAAAACAATCCCGTTTGACGACCGTCAGGTGGTTCGCGAAATTCTTGGCAAGACTAAATGA